The genomic region ACCTTGACCCAAGCCATCTGTTCTGGATGGGAGGAGACCCAATCCAAATGGCATATAATCTCAAAGGCATGATTTATCATGTCCATGCAAAGGATGTCAGAATTGAAACAGGAACGGCGACAGGCAATGGCCTTCTTGATACAAAGCCAATCGACAAATGGGCCCAAAGAAGCTGGAATTATGTTGCTGTCGGATATGGACATGACCAACTTTGGTGGAATACTTTCTTCACGGCTCTGAAAAAAGTCGGTTATGATGGCATGGTTTCGTTGGAAATGGAGGATATGTCAATGCCCCCTCTGACTGGAATTGAAAAATCCCTTGCAACAATAAAAGCAGCCATGCCGTGATTGCCTTTTGATTAAACATCCGTACCCGTTCAGTATCTGTATTCCCAATGGAAACATATAGAATCCATTTACGGCTTGCAGATATTGATCGGAACAAAATACTACCCGCTTCTTGATAAGAAACATAATAACAGATAGACAAGACTGATGATCAAGGAAAATTTTTAGTTGGACGTCCTAGACATACAAAAGCCAAGATAGCAAACCCAGTTTATAGATTACCAGATATCAGTTTCCACAGAAAATAAAATACAGACAGAATGATATTTTCGTTTTTGACATACCTTTCCCCTGTTACAAACCGGAATGCATATAAGCTGAAAAGAGCTTGCCTTACCTTTCTTTTTAAGATTATTGGCATTTAAGTTAAGATGGTATATGATGGGAACGATATCACGACAAATGCTTTAGTAGGATAGAAAAATGGTAAGTATTAGGGACGTAGCCAAGCAAGCAGGGGTTTCTGTTTCAACGGTATCACGGGTCATCAACAAAAAATCATGTGTAAGCACGGAAAAAAGGAATAAAATCCTTCGGATAATAAAGGAAACAGGCTACGTACCTAACCGAGCGGCAAGGGATATGGTATTGAAACAGACATCTACCATTGCCATTGTACTTCCAGCCACTTTCAATTTGTTTCAAAAGCAATTGTTTGCAGATATTGCCCATAACTTGGAAAAATTCGGATATCGCACCAGCTTCTATTTCGTCGAACAGAATCAGGAAGGAGAATCTACCTGTTTGCATAGGCTCAAGGGAGAGCGTCTGGATGGTATTATCCTTTTGAATGAGATTGCTCATCCAGAATTTCATGACTATTTGTCAAAAAACAATATTCCCACAGTAATCGTCACTTTTGAAAAGCCAGAATGGGAAGTAACAAGTATTCATATAAGTGAAGAAGATGCTGCTGATGCTGTAGTCAGCTACCTTATCAAACAAGGACATCGGAAAATTGCCTTGCTATGTGGCAGGAAATATTCTTTTGCTATCCAACGTCAACGTGGTTACTGCAGGGCATTAAAAAAAGCTGGTATTCCATATGATGAGAATCTTATTGTCTACATAGATTCATATAGCGTTTCCGACGGAATGGCCGGTATGAAAAAACTTCTTGATGAAAAAAGGGAATTCACGGCTTTATTTGCTATGACAGATGAATTGGCAATAGGTGCAATTCGACAACTGAAAGATGCTGGTTATGCAGTTCCCAAGGATATTTCAGTAGTTGGCTTCGATGGTATTGACATATCAGCCTACAGTATTCCCCGTCTGACGACTATTTTACAGCCTTTAAAAGAAATGGGTCAAATGTCAGCCACACTGATACATTCGCTGATTTGTAATAAAAAGCAACTGAATGTAAATATCGTCCTGCCTTTTACTTTGCGAGAAAGCGAATCAACAGCACCATTAGTTCATTGAAAATATTCTAATCCAACCAAAAAGGAGGATAGAAAGCCCCTACAGCTCTCCATCCCCCTTTTTTTGCCTTGGGATATTCATGGCACAGCAGGTGCCTACCTCTTTGCATGTTCCATGGCTTCGATCAGGGGCAGCTTCTTCCCTGACAGGAAGCGCACCATCGCACCCCCTGCCGTGCAGATGTACCCGATCCTGCTCATGTCAGTGAACCTTGCAGCTGCAGTCACCGAGTCGCCGCCGCCTATCACCGTGAAGCCCCTGCTTTCCTCCATGGCCTTCCACAGCTCCCGTGTCCCGTCCTCGAACCCGGCCTTCTCATAGATGCCCGCAGGCCCGTTCACGAACACCGTGCCGCTTCCGGCTATGGCTTTCCTGTACCGTGCTATCGTACGCTGCCCGATGTCGATGAAGTCCTCTTCCACAGGCAAATCGGCAACACCTATCTCCTGCCGTTTCCCTTCGCACTCATAGGCAAGGTCCTCCGGCACCTCGATCTTTCCGCCATACTTGCCCAGCAGGTCCTTCGCCTCGTCGACGAAGCCCAGCAGCCCCCTGTCAGACAGGAACTGCATCATCTTCCCGCCAAGGTCCTTCCCTCCGGCCATCAGGAACACCTCTCCCGTCACCCCGCACGTCAGGATGCGGTCGGCGCTCCCAGTCTTCAGCACCTGCCCCATCATCCCGAACGCGTCCGAGATCTTCGCGCCTCCCAGCACGAACGTCGACGGGTGCGCGGGGTGCTCCATGATCCTCGTCAGCGTGCTCACTTCCCTGAAGAACAGCGGCCCCGCCGCACTGGGCAGCAGCCGCTGGAACGCCACCATGCTCGGGCATTTCCTGTGCGCAGCCGAGAACGCCTCGTTCACGTACAGGTCGAAGTGCGGCGCAAGCGACCGCACCAGGTAGGTGCCCGCCATCTGCTCCGGCTCCAGCTTCACCACCGTCTCGAACACGGAGACCTCCTCGGTCAGGTAGCGCAGGTTCCCCAGCAGCACCGCTTCCCCGTCTTCCAGGGCCTCTACCTTCGCTATGGCAGCCGGCCCGCATACATCATCTATGTACGCCACAGGCCGCCCCAGCTTCTGGCTCAGCTTCTGCGCATGCTCCGCCATCGGGATCAGGTCCTGGTAGTCCAGCGTGTCCCCCTGGTGCGCGATGATACCTACCCGCGCCCCCTGCTCCAGCAGCCATCGCAGCGTCGGCACCGTCTTGTCCAGGCGGTTCTCGTTCACTATCCTCTTGGTCTCCGGGTCGATGGGGCTGTTGATGTCGCACCTCAGCAGCACCCGCCTGCCCTTCACCTCCATGTCCTCCATCGATGCAAAGCCCAGGCCGCTCATTTCTTTGCCATCCCCAGGTACCGGTTGGTCATCGACGTGCCTTCCTCCCTGCTCAGCTGCATCCTCATCGCTGCCCTTATCGCGTCCATGTTCTCGGGGATCACCACCGCCTCCTGCGGGATGTTGATCGCAAACATGATGTCCCGCCCGCTCTTCACTATCGACTCGTCCCATGCAGCTATCTCGTACATGTCACCCCTCGGGTGCCCAAGGTCCCTGGCGTACTTGAACAGCGACGCGTTGCCAAGGAACCCGTCCGCAAGCCGCACCACCCGGATCCTCGGGTGCGCCCCGAACAGCTCCAGCAGCTCCGGCTTGTCTATGTCGTCCTTCGGCGTCACCACCGCCGTGATGATGTGCCCGTGCGTCACCGGCGTGTGCACCAGGATCCCAGTCGCCTGCACGTGCGGCATGATCGTCATCAGGTCAAGCGCCTGGTGGCTGGGCGCAGGCGCCACCTGCAGCGCGTTCGTCAGCCCCCTGTGGTAGTCACCCGGGTCAGCCACCCGCCGGATGATCGTCACCGCAACCTTCTCCACCCCCACCGCACGGTCGATGCAGTCGATCGCACGGATCAGCCCCGTCGTGTTGCACGAGGTCAGCTTCAGGTAGTCCGCACCTATGCCCTTCTCGTAGTTCGCGTACCCGTGGAAGAAGATGTCAGCCACGTCGTTCTTCTCCCCTCCCTGGAACACCGCCTTGCGCCCGTACTTCTGGTACAGCTTCTTGTTCTGCGCACCGATGCCCGCGTTGGTCGCGTCCAGCATGATGTCCACCTTCCGCACCAGGTCCTCTAGCGTCCCGCTCACCGGGATCCCCTTCTCCTCAAGCAGCCCCGCCTTCTCCGGCGCCGCCGTGTACAGGTCGTAGGGCATCCCCTTCTCCTTCAGCGCCAGCACCGGCAGCGTCGGCGCCACGTCAGCCACCCCAACAAGCTCCATGTCGCCCTGCAGCGCCACCCCGTCGGCCAGCCGCTGCCCTATCGTCCCGTAGCCCGCTACGCCTACTCTCACTTTCCTGTCCATGTTATAGTCTCCTCATTCACTTGATAAAATTTTCTCAACAAAACCAGCCAATATCGAATCTGTCTTGATATCTTTCAGATGTTTTGAATTCTCATTACGTCCAAACTTCAACAAATTACGATAAGCTCCTACTACAGCATCCGTAGCAAGATCCGGGAGTACCACACCAGTATTCAGCACAAGATCAAATTCCATAGCCGGTGAATAGGCAGACCCCATCTCTGTTTCAAGGAAAGCCTTTCGAACCTTGTCATTTTCCTTAATCCGCTTCTGAGCTTCTTCCAAACTGATGTTGTGTTCAGCTTTCTTTCGCTTGACTCTTACATCAAAAGGTGCCGTCATCCGTACATTGAGTACATCGGCAAAGTCATTGAATATTTCAAAGCCACCACGGCCTACGATGACCACATTGTCATGTGCCCCAAGTGCTTCGACTGTCTTTACCAAAAAACTCAATGTCTGGAACCTCATGTTGTCATACCGTTCCCAAAATCCGGGATATTCATTGTAGATTTCCGTATAACGGCTAAAGCCATATTCCCTCATGATTGTGGAAATGGTCTCTTTCCCGACACACTTCATGCCAAGTTCCTTGGCAACTTGCCCGGCAATCAGTGTACCCAAACTTCCCATCTGCCTTGAAATCGTGATTACTCCCATTGGGTCCTCCTATTTGATATATCTAACCTCACTTACGGCAACAGGACGGCCTTCTTTCAACGATTTCGTTGCTGCCAGCGCTATTTCCACAGGTCGGATGGCATCATCGATACCGCATAGGGTCGGTTTGTCCCCAATTACCGAAGCCACAAAATCGCCCACTTCCCTTGCATAGGAATCCATATATCTGTCCAAGAAGAAATACAACGGCTTTTCACTGCTCACTGTATCTTTCGTACTTACTTCTACCAGGCTGGGCCTATCGTTTCCAACCATCGCGCAACCTTTCTCACCGAATACTTCCGTACGTTGATCATAGCCATACACAGCCTGTCTGGAGTTGTCTATTATGGCCAGTGCACCACCGGAAAGCTTCATGCTTACTACTGCAGTATCAACATCTCCGGCTTTGCCGATTCCTTCATCGATAAGGACTGCTCCGGTAGCATATACTTCTTCCACTTCCTGTCCGCTCAAATATCTGACCATGTCAAAGTCATGAATCATCATATCAAGGAAGATACCTCCGCTTACAGCAACATATGCAGGAGTCGGAGGAGCTGGATCCCTTGAAGTCACCTTTACAATATGAACCTTGCCGATCGTCCCGTTTTCAACCTGCTGTCTTACTGCCATATGGTTATGGTCAAAGCGCCTGTTAAATCCAATCTGGAACTTTACTCCGGATTTTCTGACAACTTCCATCGTCTCCGCTATGCGCTTCAGATCCGTATCTACCGGTTTTTCACAGAAGATATGCTTGCCGGCCTTTGCCGCTGCCTGAATCAACTGTGAGTGTGTATTCGTCGGAGAACAAATCAATACTGCATCAATATCCGAGGACTTGATGATTTCCTCTGGATCTGTAGGGGTATTCATGATACCCATGCCATGGCACCAATCCCTCAGCTTGTCATTCATGAACTTGTCTGCCAATGCAACGACCTTTGCAGACGGTACTCTTGTCGTGATGCTCGTGGCATGGACCTTGCCGATCCTGCCCCCTCCTATGATTCCTATCCTTAATGTTTCAGACATATTTTCCTCCTATAGCTGTGTATATTTCCGTATATACTTTCTTGCTTTCATAGCATATTCCAATGGATTGGCCTTTGCAGGATCCTGTTCTGCTTCGACAACCATCCATCCTTTGTAATCATGTGCTTCAAGAATCTTGAAAATCGATGGAAAATCAATCATTCCATCCCCAGGCACCGTAAAGGCTCCGGCTCTGACAGCTCCAAGGAAACTCAGGTGCTCCTTGTGTACTTTTTCGAGCATATCCTTCCGCACATCCTTCAGATGCACATGACCTACCCTACTGACAAAGCGTTCAAGGGCCTTGACGGGATCTTCTCCCGAGAAAGCGAAATGACCTGAATCGTAAAGGAGATATACATAGTCCGGATTTGTTGCATCAAGCAATCTTTCTGTCTCTGCAACCGTCTGGCAACCTGTACCCATATGATGGTGATAGCACAGCTTGAATCCTCTGTCCTTGGCAATCTTGCCGAGTTTGTTCAATCCTTCGGCAAGACGCTTCCATTCTTCAACAGAGAATGTCGGCTTTCCTTCAAAGATAGGAACATCCTGCTTTCCCTGGATGGTATTGCCCTGCTCAGCAGGACCGATGACATGGGCTCCCATTGCTTCAAGAAAATCCAATTGGCTTACAAAAGCCTTTTCGACCTCTCCATAGGACTGTGTCGTCAGATAAGCACTGAACCATTGGTTACAGATCTGCAGCCCCCGTAAATCCAACATAGGTTTGAGTACCTTTGGATCCTTCGGATATTTGTTACCGACTTCTGATCCGGTAAAACCTGCCAATGCCATTTCAGACACGCATTGTTCAAATGTATTTTCACCACCCAAATCCGGCAAATCGTCATTCGTCCATGCGATAGGGGCAATTGCCAGTTTTACTTTCTTTGCATCCATGATGCCGACCTCCTAGAATTTCCTAGCCTTGGCTATTTCACGGTCCATAGCCCGACGGGCATCTGTAACCGACTTCTTGTCACTTACCTGAGGCGTTCCGACACGCCACCATGAACCATAGCTACCTGTCATGGAATTTTCGTCTACTTTGATTTCTATCAAGGTAGACTTGTCTGACTCCTTGGCTTCCTTGAAAGCCTTCCTCACCTGCTCGCTGTCAGTACATCTCCATGCATTGCATCCATAGCCCTCTGCAATCTTTGCATAATCTACAGGTACAATCCTTCCGCCTGCATCAAGCCTGCCTGTCTCCGGGCTTCTGTAAGCAAGAGTACAGCCGAATTGAGGGATTCCCTGTGAACGTTGCAAATTATCTATACAACCGAAACTTGAGTTGTCAAAGAGTACAACATTAATTTTGATGCCATTTTCCAGAGCCGTCAGCAATTCACTGTGGCCCATCACAAAGGCCCCATCACCAACCAAAGCATACACCTCAACATCAGGACGCGCAATCTTTACTCCGACCGCAGCATTTATTTCATACCCCATGCAGGAGTAACCATACTCCATATGATAGGTATCAGTCTTCCGAGTCCGCCATACGCGCTGCAGATCTCCGGGCAATGATCCGGATGCACCGACTACGATTGCTTCTTTGTTCAGCAACTCTTCATTCATCAGGCCCAAAGCCCTCAGTTGCGAATAGCCGCCGCTGCCACCGGTTTCTGTGCTGTACAGACGGTCAACCTCATGCTCCCATTCCGCACGGGCTTCAGTTATCTCATCAGTATAGCTACTGTGATAACCTTTCTTCGAAAGCAATTTGTCCAGTCCGACAAGAGCCAGCTTTGCATCAGCCTTCAATATGTTCGCATTCATCTTGTACAAATCAAAATCACACACATTGATTGAAAGCAGTTTCATGTCGGGATTCTTGAATAGCCATTTTGAGGATGTAGTAAAATCTGTCAATCTAGAACCTACAGATATGACCAGGTCCGCTGCACTGGCAATTTTGTTTGCAGCAGATCCTCCGGTCACTCCCAGTCCACCGAGATTCATCGAATCATCCCAAACCACAGAAGATTTTCCTGCCTGGGTCTCACCGAACGGAATACCGAAGGTATTTGCAAATCGCGAAAATTCCTTGCCGGCTTCTGAATATTTTACACCGCCGCCACAAATCAACATCGGTTTTTTTGAGGCAGTGATTAGAGCCGCTGCGCGCTCAAGAGCACTTTCTGACGGAATGGTACGTTCAATATGATGTATTCTCTTTTCAAAGAACTCAACAGGATAATCATAAGCCTCTCCCTGTACATCCTGAGGTAAGGCAAGGCATACGGCACCGGTATCGCTGGGAGAAGTCAATACTCGCATTGCATTGAGCAACGCAGTCATTGCCTGTTCTGGGCGTGCAATCCGATCCCAATATCTGCATACAGCCCTGAATGCATCGTTTGTCGTTATATTGCAGGAATCAAATTGCTCTATCTGCTGCAAAACAGGATCAGGTTGTCTACAGGCAAATGTATCTCCCGGCAGCAGAAGTACCGGTATCCTGTTTGTCGTTGCGAGTGCTGCTGCCGTTACCATATTGGCAGCACCGGGTCCCACAGAAGTGGTCACCGCCATAATTTTCCTGCGATGGTTCTGTTTGGCATAGCCAATAGCGGCATGTGCCATTCCTTGTTCATTGCAGCCTTTGTAAAAGTTCAGCCCATGGTTCTTTTCCTGCAGAGCTTCTCCGATTCCCAGTACACATCCATGTCCGAAAATACCGAAGACTCCCGTTACGAACTTGGTTACCTCACCATCAAATTCCACATATTGGTTGTCCAGGAATCTTACGACTGCCTGTCCCATAGTAAGTCTGATTGTGTCGCCCATGCTTTTTCTCCTATTGTTTTTCGTACTTTCGCTCCGGCCAGACCTTCACGTCCTTCTCCAGCAGCCACTGGTGCTCCTTGCGGTAGTAGCGCGTCGTCGGCAGCCAGCGGTCGTCCTTCAGGTGCGGGATCATCCAGATGTAGTACATCGCATACCCCGGCGCAGCCACCTGCGAGTGCGTGTGCCCCGGGTAGATCAGCGACGTGTCCCCGTCGTGCACGATCGTCGCCTCGTCCTCAAGCAGCGACACCCCGAAGCCCTGCCTCGGGAACATCCGGTAGTAGTACACCTCAGGCTGCGGGTGGTCGTGCGGCGGGTAGGAGGACCACTTGCCAGGGTGGTTGATCACCTCCCCTAGCACCATGTTCGAGTACGGCGCGCTCTGCCCGTCGAACACCGTCCGCACCGACCTTCTGGAGGTGTCCCCCAGCGTCCCCTCACCGAAGATGTCCGTACGTATGTCCTCCGGCTTATAGAGCACCGACGGGAACCGCTTTTCGTTCTCGCACCGCTCCACGCACACCTCGCTGTCCTCCAGCGCCACAAGCTTCACCGCAACCCCGGCGGCCACCTGCAGGCATATGGGCGCCTGG from Spirochaetia bacterium harbors:
- a CDS encoding LacI family transcriptional regulator, encoding MVSIRDVAKQAGVSVSTVSRVINKKSCVSTEKRNKILRIIKETGYVPNRAARDMVLKQTSTIAIVLPATFNLFQKQLFADIAHNLEKFGYRTSFYFVEQNQEGESTCLHRLKGERLDGIILLNEIAHPEFHDYLSKNNIPTVIVTFEKPEWEVTSIHISEEDAADAVVSYLIKQGHRKIALLCGRKYSFAIQRQRGYCRALKKAGIPYDENLIVYIDSYSVSDGMAGMKKLLDEKREFTALFAMTDELAIGAIRQLKDAGYAVPKDISVVGFDGIDISAYSIPRLTTILQPLKEMGQMSATLIHSLICNKKQLNVNIVLPFTLRESESTAPLVH
- the pgk gene encoding phosphoglycerate kinase yields the protein MSGLGFASMEDMEVKGRRVLLRCDINSPIDPETKRIVNENRLDKTVPTLRWLLEQGARVGIIAHQGDTLDYQDLIPMAEHAQKLSQKLGRPVAYIDDVCGPAAIAKVEALEDGEAVLLGNLRYLTEEVSVFETVVKLEPEQMAGTYLVRSLAPHFDLYVNEAFSAAHRKCPSMVAFQRLLPSAAGPLFFREVSTLTRIMEHPAHPSTFVLGGAKISDAFGMMGQVLKTGSADRILTCGVTGEVFLMAGGKDLGGKMMQFLSDRGLLGFVDEAKDLLGKYGGKIEVPEDLAYECEGKRQEIGVADLPVEEDFIDIGQRTIARYRKAIAGSGTVFVNGPAGIYEKAGFEDGTRELWKAMEESRGFTVIGGGDSVTAAARFTDMSRIGYICTAGGAMVRFLSGKKLPLIEAMEHAKR
- a CDS encoding type II glyceraldehyde-3-phosphate dehydrogenase, which translates into the protein MDRKVRVGVAGYGTIGQRLADGVALQGDMELVGVADVAPTLPVLALKEKGMPYDLYTAAPEKAGLLEEKGIPVSGTLEDLVRKVDIMLDATNAGIGAQNKKLYQKYGRKAVFQGGEKNDVADIFFHGYANYEKGIGADYLKLTSCNTTGLIRAIDCIDRAVGVEKVAVTIIRRVADPGDYHRGLTNALQVAPAPSHQALDLMTIMPHVQATGILVHTPVTHGHIITAVVTPKDDIDKPELLELFGAHPRIRVVRLADGFLGNASLFKYARDLGHPRGDMYEIAAWDESIVKSGRDIMFAINIPQEAVVIPENMDAIRAAMRMQLSREEGTSMTNRYLGMAKK
- a CDS encoding cytidylate kinase-like family protein, yielding MGVITISRQMGSLGTLIAGQVAKELGMKCVGKETISTIMREYGFSRYTEIYNEYPGFWERYDNMRFQTLSFLVKTVEALGAHDNVVIVGRGGFEIFNDFADVLNVRMTAPFDVRVKRKKAEHNISLEEAQKRIKENDKVRKAFLETEMGSAYSPAMEFDLVLNTGVVLPDLATDAVVGAYRNLLKFGRNENSKHLKDIKTDSILAGFVEKILSSE
- the iolG gene encoding inositol 2-dehydrogenase translates to MSETLRIGIIGGGRIGKVHATSITTRVPSAKVVALADKFMNDKLRDWCHGMGIMNTPTDPEEIIKSSDIDAVLICSPTNTHSQLIQAAAKAGKHIFCEKPVDTDLKRIAETMEVVRKSGVKFQIGFNRRFDHNHMAVRQQVENGTIGKVHIVKVTSRDPAPPTPAYVAVSGGIFLDMMIHDFDMVRYLSGQEVEEVYATGAVLIDEGIGKAGDVDTAVVSMKLSGGALAIIDNSRQAVYGYDQRTEVFGEKGCAMVGNDRPSLVEVSTKDTVSSEKPLYFFLDRYMDSYAREVGDFVASVIGDKPTLCGIDDAIRPVEIALAATKSLKEGRPVAVSEVRYIK
- the iolE gene encoding myo-inosose-2 dehydratase, with the protein product MMDAKKVKLAIAPIAWTNDDLPDLGGENTFEQCVSEMALAGFTGSEVGNKYPKDPKVLKPMLDLRGLQICNQWFSAYLTTQSYGEVEKAFVSQLDFLEAMGAHVIGPAEQGNTIQGKQDVPIFEGKPTFSVEEWKRLAEGLNKLGKIAKDRGFKLCYHHHMGTGCQTVAETERLLDATNPDYVYLLYDSGHFAFSGEDPVKALERFVSRVGHVHLKDVRKDMLEKVHKEHLSFLGAVRAGAFTVPGDGMIDFPSIFKILEAHDYKGWMVVEAEQDPAKANPLEYAMKARKYIRKYTQL
- the iolD gene encoding 3D-(3,5/4)-trihydroxycyclohexane-1,2-dione acylhydrolase (decyclizing), coding for MGDTIRLTMGQAVVRFLDNQYVEFDGEVTKFVTGVFGIFGHGCVLGIGEALQEKNHGLNFYKGCNEQGMAHAAIGYAKQNHRRKIMAVTTSVGPGAANMVTAAALATTNRIPVLLLPGDTFACRQPDPVLQQIEQFDSCNITTNDAFRAVCRYWDRIARPEQAMTALLNAMRVLTSPSDTGAVCLALPQDVQGEAYDYPVEFFEKRIHHIERTIPSESALERAAALITASKKPMLICGGGVKYSEAGKEFSRFANTFGIPFGETQAGKSSVVWDDSMNLGGLGVTGGSAANKIASAADLVISVGSRLTDFTTSSKWLFKNPDMKLLSINVCDFDLYKMNANILKADAKLALVGLDKLLSKKGYHSSYTDEITEARAEWEHEVDRLYSTETGGSGGYSQLRALGLMNEELLNKEAIVVGASGSLPGDLQRVWRTRKTDTYHMEYGYSCMGYEINAAVGVKIARPDVEVYALVGDGAFVMGHSELLTALENGIKINVVLFDNSSFGCIDNLQRSQGIPQFGCTLAYRSPETGRLDAGGRIVPVDYAKIAEGYGCNAWRCTDSEQVRKAFKEAKESDKSTLIEIKVDENSMTGSYGSWWRVGTPQVSDKKSVTDARRAMDREIAKARKF
- a CDS encoding 5-deoxy-glucuronate isomerase; the encoded protein is MVIKKKEMHGGYNPITELDGAYRELMLDFGILKLGKGEEYSCSLGRERAFMLVEGKLTYAWEDRVYTAERSSPFDQAPICLQVAAGVAVKLVALEDSEVCVERCENEKRFPSVLYKPEDIRTDIFGEGTLGDTSRRSVRTVFDGQSAPYSNMVLGEVINHPGKWSSYPPHDHPQPEVYYYRMFPRQGFGVSLLEDEATIVHDGDTSLIYPGHTHSQVAAPGYAMYYIWMIPHLKDDRWLPTTRYYRKEHQWLLEKDVKVWPERKYEKQ